CTTTTTTTtgctacctataaaaaataataagttttttttaaatgttgggCTACAAACTAAATGTATTTGCATTACACTGTATTAAGTCTtaacaatatcaaattaaagataaattaatcatactttaaaataataattaaatggccctgcttacataaatttaaattttaaaaatgataaatttatttttattagtgaaaaaatatgtttatttacttgttttatgtttttatagtgTCCTTGAAAAAACAACATAGATTGTTCTAGATAAGATTTCACAAGagatgatttattaattttttttctgcatTCACAAACGTCTTGTAGTATAATCCTGTAAACATATAAAGCGTTATTGTACATAAATCTAGGTATAGTTACTCCAAcctatttttatagataaacaaTTTACTACAAGGAAGGTTGATcagaataaatatacatttatacaaataattcagCCAAAAATGTAGgtttatgaaaaacaaatattctgtttttaagtataacttaatttaaaaattaattacataaaataattgaattaagaCTGATAAAACCCTCGATAgcccaaaaaatttaaaaataaccaaaataaattgtgttattattttagataatttattacacctacttaataatttggTAAAATGTTAAGTACTACATTCAACTTTTGAAGAActctttttacttaaaataggGCATGCAGCTATATACTTAATTTctaattaagaggacgctaccaaTGTATTTATTGTCTCCGTCTACTAACATACAACATGGTAAATTTTCATTCACttgtttcaatagtgtgctgttagttgtaatattagagtgaattgacctaccATCAAACTTTAAGGTAAGATCTTAAATGTACTTAAGTGTCGgcgatttttttgatattttaattttaatttttaaaaattatttttaagcaagATAAGGGCATGTGAAATAtcctaattaaaaatgatacctAATATCTCGcttgaacattaaaatattaaataaaagcattctcactctaatatcaaaactaacagctcactattgtaactagtaaacaaaaatttaaaatttgccattttgtacgtgtgtaagacagacaataaatacataggtagcgtcctcttaagtacctaagtttaataaaataatttaggtacttacttacaAAACAAATAGAATAACCCAAAAAAAAGTTCTGTCTTAACAAGACATGCAGCCTTACGGCATTCCGATCGAAAACCAGTTATCCATTTAAAATAACCCAGTTCCACCAATGTTTCATTACAATCCACATACTTAGGATATTTGTCCGAAGttgttgtatttttagttttttcattgaCATCTGaatcaactacaataataacaagtttataatacatataattaatatattattagtgtttgaagtatgagatattttatgtgaaattatatggtgaaatatttcaaaaacatgaaacattgaaatttttttaatacaaatattaattatggttattttaatattaattatatagtccAAGAGTACTAGGCATAATCATTGATATTAGTGGAATATGAGTGCTGTGGTTGGGATATTActaatatgtgtatatgtataatattgtatatttaaaattatagttattatatctatacattattcttataatacagttataaagttattaatgctactatttatatacttttcgtaattaatttacttataaataaacaaaaataatacaaggaacttacatcataatattattttgtattattttgtataatttatattattcattgttacAGGTATagatatttgtacattttactattgaatattaatcattcaaatactaaataataataacaagtagGTATGAAACGAAAAAgcttattctaataattaataattttcttagatgtcaaatatttaagttcataattattattagtttttaactaattttaaaatagtaaggTTAAAANNNNNNNNNNNNNNNNNNNNNNNNNNNNNNNNNNNNNNNNNNNNNNNNNNNNNNNNNNNNNNNNNNNNNNNNNNNNNNNNNNNNNNNNNNNNNNNNNNNNNNNNNNNNNNNNNNNNNNNNNNNNNNNNNNNNNNNNNNNNNNNNNNNNNNNNNNNNNNNNNNNNNNNNNNNNNNNNNNNNNNNNNNNNNNNNNNNNNNNNNNNNNNNNNNNNNNNNNNNNNNNNNNNNNNNNNNNNNNNNNNNNNNNNNNNNNNNNNNNNNNNNNNNNNNNNNNNNNNNNNNNNNNtcttttattgaaaacataatttatttttttaaatatacatcagaaaacctttaaaaataatataatatctataacttGCACTTATTATTAGTGcaaaataaaatggtaaaagacgaagtaaaaaaatactagataaaTGCCTAATTATTCGTAAGTATAAAACAGTGGCAGTCTTTCAACTGGTATTGTAATTGGGCCTCCAATCCAACATTAATAATGTGAGGAACTTAACCCTTTCAGTGCTAACACTATTTATCCACTGAAATCTGTGTGTGCTATGCAAAATTACacgttgattatttttttttaactaggtatttttaactatatttttttttaagattttaatttgagatttatattatctaactatttaagtttaaaataatgggAGCCATTGTTTCCAGAAATTGTGAGGTTACCGGAAAgtcagaatattataaaattcaggAACCTAATAGTAAGTCTGGAGTAATGAAATTTgactaaaaatgtttcaatactGTATATCACAATAACTTAAAACTACTCAATGTACAAAGAAAAAGTCATgaaaaaagtacatatttaagttttgttatgAACAATAACATACATTCTaacactataaaattatttaagtacctaatacatcGAGGGGTAAACCACTCTTGGTAATCAGTGTACAAATGTTTGGAAATCTGTGGTAATCTTTGGAAATCTCTGGCAATCTTTGGAAATCTTTGGTAATCATTGGAAATCTTTAGAAATCTCTAGAAATCTATGGTAATCTTTGGAAATCTCTGGTAATCTTTGGGAATCTCTggtagtttttgaaatttagaattaattttcgattttgcAAACCTCAGTAGAcatgttaaaacaaataatcataGCATTTTggtgaattaatttaaaataaatgtataagatttaaataataaggtaTCCTATTTAAGTTCAAAACACGATATCAACActtgatattcaaatttttctattgaattataataaattgcaaaattgtttattatgattttgaaaagTTTCAACTACTTGTGATTGTATCGTTTAAGTTgttctaaatttataattagggGTAGTTCAACATGAAAAAAACGGGTAAGTGTGCGAtaatctgctgtacagttggttaCAAGTTATAAGTATGTACTGTAatgtatggtgttaaatttaattcaactctgaattcaatgatataatatacctatcatcgTATAAGAGAAAACgatttctgagcggagatggttttaTCAGCCTGTgggatatgttatattatactttatagNNNNNNNNNNNNNNNNNNNNNNNNNNNNNNNNNNNNNNNNNNNNNNNNNNNNNNNNNNNNNNNNNNNNNNNNNNNNNNNNNNNNNNNNNNNNNNNNNNNNNNNNNNNNNNNNNNNNNNNNNNNNNNNNNNNNNNNNNNNNNNNNNNNNNNNNNNNNNNNNNNNNNNNNNNNNNNNNNNNNNNNNNNNNNNNNNNNNNNNNNNNNNNNNNNNNNNNNNNNNNNNNNNNNNNNNNNNNNNNNNNNNNNNNNNNNNNNNNNNNNNNNNNNNNNNNNNNNNNNNNNNNNNNNNNNNNNNNNNNNNNNNNNNNNNNNNNNNNNNNNNNNNNNNNNNNNNNNNNNNNNNNNNNNNNNNNNNNNNNNNNNNNNNNNNNNNNNNNNNNNNNNNNNNNNNNNNNNNNNNNNNNNNNNNNNNNNNNNNNNNNNNNNNNNNNNNNNNNNNNNNNNNNNNNNNNNNNNNNNNNNNNNNNNNNNNNNNNNNNNNNNNNNNNNNNNNNNNNNNNNNNNNNNNNNNNNNNNNNNNNNNNNNNNNNNNNNNNNNNNNNNNNNNNNNNNNNNNNNNNNNNNNNNNNNNNNNNNNNNNNNNNNNNNNNNNNNNNNNNNNNNNNNNNNNNNNNNNNNNNNNNNNNNNNNNNNNNNNNNNNNNNNNNNNNNNNNNNNNNNNNNNNNNNNNNNNNNNNNNNNNNNNNNNNNNNNNNNNNNNNNNNNNNNNNNNNNNNNNNNNNNNNNNNNNNNNNNNNNNNNNNNNNNNNNNNNNNNNNNNNNNNNNNNNNNNNNNNNNNNNNNNNNNNNNNNNNNNNNNNNNNNNNNNNNNNNNNNNNNNNNNNNNNNNNNNNNNNNNNNNNNNNNNNNNNNNNNNNNNNNNNNNNNN
This is a stretch of genomic DNA from Acyrthosiphon pisum isolate AL4f chromosome A3, pea_aphid_22Mar2018_4r6ur, whole genome shotgun sequence. It encodes these proteins:
- the LOC107884862 gene encoding uncharacterized protein LOC107884862; translated protein: MITKDFQRLPEISKDYHRFPNICTLITKSGLPLDVLVDSDVNEKTKNTTTSDKYPKYVDCNETLVELGYFKWITGFRSECRKAACLVKTELFFGLFYLFCKIILQDVCECRKKINKSSLVKSYLEQSMLFFQGHYKNIKQT